A region from the Brachyspira hampsonii genome encodes:
- a CDS encoding Rpn family recombination-promoting nuclease/putative transposase, with amino-acid sequence MDGFKKLEQLFKEPITIDNINRINDCFIRYLFSADGSESIVLSFINSVMKDLDFETFVKVEILTPFSLSKYLKSKESIMDIRCVTESGEVVIIEIQLQGNNEFIYRSLFYWAKGYSVMLDKGEDYNKLQALIIINILDFKLIENIDDIHTCYVLKEIKHNNILTDHCQIHFLELPKFSNNTDIKNIKKEFLSWIKFFKGEDMKTLLKEDTVFELVKEKSESFLCDNPLIDTYKRKEIDEYFNKRMLDYEIKNAMNKGIQQGIEQGIEKGIKQGIEKGIEQGIEQGIEQGIEKSKIEIASNLKKSGIDIKIINENTGLSIEQIEKL; translated from the coding sequence ATGGACGGTTTCAAAAAATTAGAACAATTATTCAAAGAACCTATTACCATTGATAATATTAATAGGATTAATGACTGCTTTATACGATACTTATTTTCTGCTGATGGTTCTGAAAGTATAGTGCTGAGCTTTATAAACTCTGTTATGAAAGATTTAGACTTTGAAACTTTCGTAAAAGTAGAAATATTAACCCCTTTCAGCCTCTCAAAATATTTAAAATCAAAAGAATCTATAATGGACATAAGATGCGTTACTGAAAGCGGAGAGGTTGTAATTATAGAGATACAGCTTCAAGGAAATAATGAATTTATTTACAGAAGTTTATTTTATTGGGCTAAAGGCTATAGTGTGATGCTTGATAAGGGTGAAGATTATAATAAACTTCAGGCTTTAATCATCATTAATATTTTAGATTTTAAATTAATAGAAAATATTGATGATATACATACATGCTATGTGCTTAAAGAAATAAAGCATAATAATATTTTAACAGACCATTGTCAAATACATTTCCTAGAGCTTCCAAAGTTTAGTAATAATACCGATATAAAAAATATAAAGAAAGAATTTTTGTCTTGGATAAAATTTTTTAAGGGGGAAGATATGAAAACATTATTAAAAGAAGATACAGTTTTTGAATTAGTAAAAGAGAAATCAGAATCTTTTCTTTGCGATAATCCATTAATCGATACCTACAAACGAAAAGAGATAGATGAATATTTTAATAAAAGAATGCTTGACTATGAAATAAAAAACGCTATGAATAAAGGAATTCAGCAAGGTATAGAGCAGGGCATAGAAAAAGGTATAAAGCAAGGTATAGAAAAAGGCATAGAACAGGGTATAGAACAGGGCATAGAGCAAGGTATAGAAAAGAGTAAAATTGAAATAGCAAGTAATCTCAAAAAATCAGGAATAGATATTAAAATAATAAATGAAAATACAGGATTAAGCATAGAGCAAATAGAAAAGCTATAA